The DNA sequence GGTAGCCCGGCTAAGCGTAGCGCGAGCCGGGGAAGCCAGGGCTGGACGAGGCAAGGACGTGTAATTTCCCCGGGTTGCGGTGTAAACGTCTTACTCGGGCTACCGTTTTTGCCAGACTGGTAGCCCGGCTAAGCGCAGCGTGAGCCGGGAGGATCTACTTTCGACCGAGCGGTACTACCAGCGGCGTATGGGCCACCGGATCTTCAATGATCGTACAGCGCAGACCGTAAATCTTTTCAATTAGCTCCGCGTTGACGATCTCCTTTGGCGCGCCCTCGGCGACGATTTTGCCCTCGCGCAGGGCAATCAAATGGGTGGCGTAGCGGCAGGCCTGGTTCAGGTCATGCAGCACCGCCGCCAGCGTATAGCCCTTCTCCTGATTCAGTTCGCTCAAGAGCTCCAGCAGATCGATTTGATGGCTGATGTCCAGCCAGGTGGTTGGCTCATCCAGCAGCATGATCGCCGTTTCCTGGGCCAGCACCATGGCGATCCACGCCCGCTGGCGCTGGCCGCCGGAGAGCGTATCGACGCTTTGTCGCGCCAGGTCGGTAATGCCGGTGGCCTTCATCGCTCTGCTGACCGCCTCTTCATCCTCTTTGCGCCAGCGGGTAAACAACGGCTGGTGCGGATAGCGTCCGCGGGCCACCAGCTCCTGAACCGTAATATCACCTGGGGTGGTCGCGTTCTGCGCCAGCAGGCCGATGCGTTTAGCAACCTCCTTGCTGGCGTAACGCTGGATCTGCTCGCCGTCGAGCCAGACATGACCGTCGGTGGGCGTCATCAGGCGACTCAGGGTGCGCAACAGCGTCGATTTACCGCAGCCGTTGGGGCCAATGATGGCGGTAAAGTGGCCGTCGGGAATGGTCACGTTCAGCGATTCGGCGATGGTCTTTTTGCCGTACGCCAGGGTTAACTGGTCGCCGCGCAAACGGGAGGTGGTAGCAGTCATTTTTTGCGGGACTCCTGAATTAACAACCCGATAAGGTAGATGCCGCCAATGCTGACGGTCACCACGCCCACCGGTAACTGATAGGGCATAAACAGACGCTGCGCGCAGTAGTCAGAAAGCGCCAGCAGCAGGGCCCCGCACAGCGCCGCCTGGGCCAGTCCCCAGCGGGCGGTACCGCTAAGGCGTCGGGCGATATGGGGAGCCACCAGAGCGATAAACGAAATCGGTCCGGCGAGCGCGGTGGCGGCGGCGGTCAGCACCACCCCGACCAGCATCAACAGCAGACGCGAACGCTCAACCCGAACGCCCAGCGCGCAGGCGGTATCGTCACCCATCTCCAGCAGCCGCATGCGTCGCGCCAGCAGCGCAGCGAAGACCAGCATCAAGAGAATCAGCGGCGCGGAGGGCCAGGTTTTTCCCCAGGTCAGACCATTCAGCGAGCCGGCATACCACAGTCCGGCGGAGAGGGCGGTTTCCAGCGAAGCGCGCAGCAGTAGCCAGGTGTTGAACGCTACCAGCATGGCGCGCACGCCGATGCCGATAATAATCAGGCGAAAGGTTTCAATCCCGTTACGCCACGCCAGCAGCCAGACCACCAGCGCGGTGAGAATACCGCCAGCCATTGCCGCCATGGCGATGGCCGCCAGGTTCTGGCCGAACATCACCATCGCCACCAGCACGCCGCTCCACGCCCCGGTGTTAAAGCCCATCACGTCTGGGCTGCCCAGCGGGTTGCGGGTCAGAGACTGAAATATTGCGCCGCTGACGCCGAGGGCGGCGCCAATCAGCAGCGCCATCAGTACGCGGGGTAAACGCCATTCGGTTACCACCATGGCGACGTTACGCGGCGCATCGCCGAGCAGTGCCGAGATAACCTGTTCAACGCTTAACGGCACCAGGCCGGTACCGAGCCCCCACAGGGAGACCAGCAGGCTGGCGAGGATCAGCAGCAGGCAGCTAAAAATCAGGCGGCGAGAAGGGGCTATCATATTCCACCTCCGCGCGGCTGGCGGCGCACCAGCCAGATCAGCACCGGCGCGCCGATAAAGGCGCTAACCACTGAAACCCGCAGCTCGCCGGGAACCAGCAGGCGCCCCAGTATGTCGGCGAACAGCAGCAGGGCAGGAGTTGCCAGTAGCGTAACCGGCAGCGACCAACGATGATCGGCTCCCACCAGCCAGCGGGCCAGATGCGGCATCATCAGGCCGATAAAGGCGATCGGCCCGACTACCGCCGTGGCGCTGCCGCACAGGACGGTTATCGCCAGCAGCCCGATAAGCTGGGTACGGGCGACCCGGCTGCCGAGCGCGGTGGCGGTATCGTTGCCGAGGCTCAGGCTATTTAAAGCCCTGCTCAGCAGCAGCGTAATTCCTCCGGCAATAAGCACCGGCAGCAGCACGATTTTCAGGGTTTGCAGAGTGCGTACGTCGAGCGAACCCGCCTGCCAGAAGCGCAGCTGGTCATAGACGTCGGGGTTCAGCAGGGCGATCCCGCTGGACAGTCCTTCGAGCACAGCCGCCAGAGCAACCCCTGCGAGAGTCAGGCGGACTGGACTAAGCTGGCCGCCGCCCTGGCTGCCGGTAAAGGCGACCAGCAGCGAGGCGGCGAACGCGCCGCAAAAAGCCATCAGCAGTTGCTCCTGCGGCGAGGAGATACCAAACAGCGCCGCGCCCAGGACGATAGCGAAACTGGCGCCGGAGTTAACGCCGAGGATCCCCGGGTCCGCCAGCGGGTTACGGGTCAGCGTTTGCATCAGCGCTCCGGCGAGACCCAGCGCGGCCCCGGCCAGTAGTCCGGCGAGGGTTCGCGGCAGTCGGGCATCAAGGACGATGGTGCAATCGGCGCTCTGGCAGGTACCGCTGAGTGCCTCCACGACGACGCTAAACGGCAGGGGCTTAGCGCCAATCAGCAGGCTGAGCGTAACGGCGATGGCTAAAACGATTAATAGACCCGGCACGGCAAAGGCGCGCGCCGCGGTCGTTGAAAACGACATGGCTTACATCCCTGGCATGATAATGATAGTAATTATCGTTATCGATTCTATTCAGTTATGTTAGCATGTGCACCCATAAAAATGGTATGGAAAATAATAACAAGGCGCTGTCATGAACCGACAATCCTGGCTGCTGAATCTCAGCTTACTGAAAACTCACCCGGCCTTTCGTGCCGTCTTTATCGCCCGCTTTATCTCAATTCTGTCGCTTGGCCTGCTGGGCGTAGCGATCCCGGTACAAATCCAGATGATGACCCATTCGACCTGGCAAGTGGGGTTGTCGGTAACCCTGACCGGCGCTTCGATGTTTATCGGTCTGATGATCGGCGGCGTGCTTGCCGACCGCTATGAACGTAAGCGTCTGATTCTGCTGGCGCGCGGCACCTGCGGCATCGGCTTCGTCGGCCTGTGCATCAATGCCATGATGCCGGAACCGTCGCTTATCGCTATCTATCTGCTGGGCATCTGGGACGGCCTGTTTGCTTCCATTGGCGTGACCGCGCTGCTGGCGGCGACCCCGGCGCTGGTCGGTCGGGAAAATTTGATGCAGGCCGGAGCAATCACCATGTTAACGGTGCGGCTGGGCTCGGTGATTTCGCCGATGATCGGCGGTCTGCTGCTGGCGACCGGCGGCGTGGCCTGGAACTATGGCCTGGCGGCGGCGGGCACTTTTATTACCACGCTGACCCTGCTGCGTTTACCGCTGCTGGCTCCGCCGCCGCAGCCGCGCGAGCATCCGCTGAAATCGCTGCAGGCGGGATTAAAGTTTCTGTTTAATAGCCCGCTTATCGGCGGCATCGCGCTGCTTGGCGGCCTGCTGACGATGGCCAGCGCGGTGCGCGTACTCTATCCGGCGCTGGCCGGAAGCTGGCAGATGTCGGCGTCGCAGATTGGGATGCTGTACGCCGCGATCCCTTTAGGGGCGGCATTCGGCGCGTTGACCAGCGGACAGCTGGCGCAGACGGCGAAGCCCGGCGTGCTGATGCTGGCGACCACCGTCGGCTCGTTTGTGGCTATTGCGCTGTTTAGCCTGATGCCGGTGTGGGAGCTGGGTGCGCTGTGCCTGGCGCTATTTGGCTGGCTGAGCGCGATAAGCTCGCTGCTGCAATACACGCTGATCCAGACGCAAACTCCGGAAAATATGCTTGGACGAATCAACGGTTTGTGGACCGCGCAGAACGTAACCGGCGATGCGATAGGCGCGGCGCTGCTCGGCGGTCTGGGGGCGATTCTGACGCCGGCCGCTTCGGCGAGCGCCAGCGGTTGGGCGCTGGTGATTGTCGGCGTGGTGCTGGTGGGACTGTTGCGCGAACTGCGCCGCTTTCAGCGCCCGGAGAGGGTCAGCGAAAGTTAACTTTCGCTGCGCTTTCCCGGCGGTCTGCAGTGCGGTAACCCGGGCAGGCGTTTTGCGCCGCCCCGGGAGAAGCGCGCAGGGTGTTGCAGAATTTTCCCGGAGGCGATGCTGCGCATCTGTCCGGGCTACGCGTCTCCGGCGGTCTGCGATGCGGTAGTCCGGGCAGGCGTTTTGCGCCGCCCCCGGGAGAAGCGCGCAGGGTGTTGCAGAATTTTCCCGGAGGCGATGCTGCGCATCTGTCCGGGCTACGCGTCCCCGGCGGTCTGCGGTGCGGTAACCCGGGCAGGCGTTTTGCGCCGCCCCCGGGAGAAGCGTGCAGGGTGTTGCAGAATTTTCCCGGAGGCGATGCTGCGCATCTGTCCGGGCTACGCGTTCCCGGCGGTCTGCGGTGCGGTAACCCGGGCAAGGCGCTTTGCGCCGCCCCCGGGAGAAGCGCGCAGGGTGTTGCGGAATTTTCCCGGAGGCGATGCTGCGCATCTGTCCGGGCTACGCGTCCCCGGCGGTCTGCGGTGTGGTAGCCCGGGCAAGGCGCAACGCGCCGCCCCCGGGAGAAGCGCGCAGGGTGTTGCAGAATTTTCCCGGAGGCGATGCTGCGCATCTGTCCGGGCTACGCGTCCCCGGCGGTCTGCGGTGGAGTAGCCCGGGCAAGGCGCAACGCGCCGCCCCCGGGAGAAGCGTGCAGGGTGTTGCAGAATTTTCCCGGAGGCGATGCTGCGCATCTGTCCGGGCTATGCGTCCCCGGCGGTCTGCGGTGGGGTAGCCCGGGCAAGGCGCAACGCGCCACCCCCGGGAGAAGCGCGCATTATTCTGGTTATCCGCAATTGGCGCCGGGAGATCTGTTTAGGCAAAGAGCGCCGCTAAACGCTGCAGCACCAGCACGGCGCTGTAGTAATCGAGGCGGAAGGTTTCCGTCCCCAGCGGATAAACGCGTTTACCTTCGACCGAGGACAGATGCGACAGCAGCGGGTTAGCGTAAATCGCCTCGGCATCTTTTTGATCCCCGGCAAACAGGAACAGGCTCTGACCGTTCAGTCCGGCGGCTAAATTTTCCCCACCCAATTGAACAATATCGTGGCGTTTCCCCTGGCTCTGGCTGGCATGGAGCCCGGAGGGCAGGTCGGCGAGGGTAAAGCCCAGCTGTTCGAGCAGCTGCCCCTGAGCAGATTCTTTGGTCCAGATATTGGCGCTATGGGCCGCAGGGGTGTAGACCAGCGCGGTGACAGGCTGCGGCGGCAGCTGCATTTTCTCTTTCAGCGCCGCCAGCTTTTTATCAAACTCAGCAATTCTTTCCGCAGCCTGTTTTTCATGACCGGTGATTTCACCCAACTGGGTCAGCAGCGTCTGCCAGCTTTTATCATCGTAGTTAATGATAAGCGTCGGCGCGATGGTCGAAAGCTGATCGTACAGCGCCATCGCCGAGTCACCGCCGGTGGCGCTAATCAGGATCAGGTCCGGCATCTGGGCCGCGACGGCTTCAGCGCTCGGCTCGCCAATGTAGAGACGCGACAGCTTGCGCGCTTTCGCCACATCGCTCCATTGACGCAAAAATCCCTGGCCATCGGCGACGCGATTATTGGGTGTTGTGGCTCCGCTGGCCACCACCGGCGCGTCAATCGCCAGCAGCGAGCCGGTCAGCGTCACGCTGGTGGAAACAATCCGCAGAGGCTGGCTTTCCAGCGTGTGCGTTCCGCGACTGTCGGTTATCTGGCGCGGCCAGTCTGCCGCCAGCGCTGAGCTAATTCCTAAAATCGCCAGACCGCCGGCGAGGAGGGTACGGCGGCAAAAGGTGGAGAAATTCACGTATTCGCATCCTGATGTAGTTGTGATAAATGCTTCTCATTTTCAACTTTGCGCGGCATGGATGCAAGCCCTGGTGCTGAATCATTCGAGGTGCCTTGAGGCGGCAGCGGAAGAACGCTTCGGAAGCGGTAACAAGGATGCTCCCGTGAGCCGGTTTGAACGCTGCCCCGGTGGCCTCGCAAAGGCGCGCGTCATCGGCAGCCAGCCAAAGAGGCAATTTAAAAGATGCAGGGCATAAGTAGCACAACATGCAACCTGTACGGTTGACATAGAGCGCAATACCTTTTAGGTTAGCCAACCAAAATATAAATGATAATTATTCGTAATATCTTTATCATTTTTGGAGGATGATATGGAAACATCGTTGGCTGAGGAAGTTCGGGAGAAAAAAATGACCCTGCCGCCGGAAAGCTTCTTCTTTATGTCGCCGTACCGCAGTTTCAGCACCGCTGGCTGTTTTAGCCGATTTTCTCATCCTGCCGCCGATGGCGATAATCTTGATGGGGAATTCCAGCAAAAAATGGCGGCCGCGTTTAAAGCGGCGCGGGCCGCCGGGATCGCTAAGCCGGTGATGGTCGGCGCCATTCCGTTTGATACCAGCGAGCCGTCCGAGCTCTTTATCCCTGAGCGCTGGGAAGCGTTTTCCCGTACGGAAAAGCAGCACTCCGCACGCTATACGTGCGGACAGGCCCCGATGGATGTCGTCCAGCGCCAGGAGATCCCCGGACAGGATACTTTCATGGCCATGGTGACGCGCGCCGCGGCCCTGACCGCTACGCCGGAAGTGGACAAAGTGGTCCTGTCGCGCCTGATTGATATTACTACCAGCAAACGGGTTGATAGCGGGGCGCTGCTTGAGCGACTGATCGCCCAGAACCCTGCCAGCTTTAACTTCCACGTGCCGCTCTCGGACGGCGGCGTACTGCTGGGCGCCAGCCCGGAGCTGCTGCTGCGTAAAGAAGGTTCGCATTTCAGCTCTCTGCCGCTGGCCGGTTCCGCCCGCCGTCAGCCGGACGATATACTGGATCGCGAAGCGGGGCACAAGCTACTGGCATCGGAAAAAGATCGTCACGAGCATGAGCTGGTGACCCAGGCGATGAAGGCCGTATTAGCGCCGCGCAGCAGCGAACTTTCCCTACCGGATTCTCCGCAGCTCATTACCACACCGACCCTGTGGCATCTGGCGACGCAGATTCAGGGCTCCGCGCT is a window from the Klebsiella oxytoca genome containing:
- the fepC gene encoding iron-enterobactin ABC transporter ATP-binding protein encodes the protein MTATTSRLRGDQLTLAYGKKTIAESLNVTIPDGHFTAIIGPNGCGKSTLLRTLSRLMTPTDGHVWLDGEQIQRYASKEVAKRIGLLAQNATTPGDITVQELVARGRYPHQPLFTRWRKEDEEAVSRAMKATGITDLARQSVDTLSGGQRQRAWIAMVLAQETAIMLLDEPTTWLDISHQIDLLELLSELNQEKGYTLAAVLHDLNQACRYATHLIALREGKIVAEGAPKEIVNAELIEKIYGLRCTIIEDPVAHTPLVVPLGRK
- the fepG gene encoding iron-enterobactin ABC transporter permease → MIAPSRRLIFSCLLLILASLLVSLWGLGTGLVPLSVEQVISALLGDAPRNVAMVVTEWRLPRVLMALLIGAALGVSGAIFQSLTRNPLGSPDVMGFNTGAWSGVLVAMVMFGQNLAAIAMAAMAGGILTALVVWLLAWRNGIETFRLIIIGIGVRAMLVAFNTWLLLRASLETALSAGLWYAGSLNGLTWGKTWPSAPLILLMLVFAALLARRMRLLEMGDDTACALGVRVERSRLLLMLVGVVLTAAATALAGPISFIALVAPHIARRLSGTARWGLAQAALCGALLLALSDYCAQRLFMPYQLPVGVVTVSIGGIYLIGLLIQESRKK
- the fepD gene encoding Fe(3+)-siderophore ABC transporter permease, with product MSFSTTAARAFAVPGLLIVLAIAVTLSLLIGAKPLPFSVVVEALSGTCQSADCTIVLDARLPRTLAGLLAGAALGLAGALMQTLTRNPLADPGILGVNSGASFAIVLGAALFGISSPQEQLLMAFCGAFAASLLVAFTGSQGGGQLSPVRLTLAGVALAAVLEGLSSGIALLNPDVYDQLRFWQAGSLDVRTLQTLKIVLLPVLIAGGITLLLSRALNSLSLGNDTATALGSRVARTQLIGLLAITVLCGSATAVVGPIAFIGLMMPHLARWLVGADHRWSLPVTLLATPALLLFADILGRLLVPGELRVSVVSAFIGAPVLIWLVRRQPRGGGI
- the entS gene encoding enterobactin transporter EntS, with protein sequence MNRQSWLLNLSLLKTHPAFRAVFIARFISILSLGLLGVAIPVQIQMMTHSTWQVGLSVTLTGASMFIGLMIGGVLADRYERKRLILLARGTCGIGFVGLCINAMMPEPSLIAIYLLGIWDGLFASIGVTALLAATPALVGRENLMQAGAITMLTVRLGSVISPMIGGLLLATGGVAWNYGLAAAGTFITTLTLLRLPLLAPPPQPREHPLKSLQAGLKFLFNSPLIGGIALLGGLLTMASAVRVLYPALAGSWQMSASQIGMLYAAIPLGAAFGALTSGQLAQTAKPGVLMLATTVGSFVAIALFSLMPVWELGALCLALFGWLSAISSLLQYTLIQTQTPENMLGRINGLWTAQNVTGDAIGAALLGGLGAILTPAASASASGWALVIVGVVLVGLLRELRRFQRPERVSES
- the fepB gene encoding Fe2+-enterobactin ABC transporter substrate-binding protein, coding for MNFSTFCRRTLLAGGLAILGISSALAADWPRQITDSRGTHTLESQPLRIVSTSVTLTGSLLAIDAPVVASGATTPNNRVADGQGFLRQWSDVAKARKLSRLYIGEPSAEAVAAQMPDLILISATGGDSAMALYDQLSTIAPTLIINYDDKSWQTLLTQLGEITGHEKQAAERIAEFDKKLAALKEKMQLPPQPVTALVYTPAAHSANIWTKESAQGQLLEQLGFTLADLPSGLHASQSQGKRHDIVQLGGENLAAGLNGQSLFLFAGDQKDAEAIYANPLLSHLSSVEGKRVYPLGTETFRLDYYSAVLVLQRLAALFA
- the entC gene encoding isochorismate synthase EntC; translated protein: METSLAEEVREKKMTLPPESFFFMSPYRSFSTAGCFSRFSHPAADGDNLDGEFQQKMAAAFKAARAAGIAKPVMVGAIPFDTSEPSELFIPERWEAFSRTEKQHSARYTCGQAPMDVVQRQEIPGQDTFMAMVTRAAALTATPEVDKVVLSRLIDITTSKRVDSGALLERLIAQNPASFNFHVPLSDGGVLLGASPELLLRKEGSHFSSLPLAGSARRQPDDILDREAGHKLLASEKDRHEHELVTQAMKAVLAPRSSELSLPDSPQLITTPTLWHLATQIQGSALANENAMSLACLLHPTPALSGFPHQAAKRLISELESFDRQLFGGIVGWCDDEGNGEWVVTIRCARLHQRTLRLFAGAGIVPASSPLGEWRETGVKLTTMLNVFGLQ